The window CACAGAGTAACGCCAATTTGCAGAGTTGTCAATTAAATTTATACGCCGGGAGGAGATTATTAATTCAAGTTGATTATCTATTATCTTTAGCGAATTTCATCACCGCGTTGTAGACTTCGTCGCGAAAAACATTCCTAAATATGAATACCTGCAACTCCTGGGTTAAATCAACTTCTTTAGGTTCAAGCATAACATTCCCGAATCTATCCATAATAATTTCAATTAACGGTCGAAATGGGTTTTCAAGATTCAATCCTTTAACCTTAGCTATTTCTCCGGTATTAAGCTTAACAAAACTACCCAATGGGTACGGGCTGATACAGGTAAGCATATGCTTTATTATCACTTGGTCAAATTCCAAGCTCTTGTCTTCAGCAATACGCTTTATAGCTACCATGGGAGGCAAAGGCATCTGCCCAGCACGAATACTGGTTAGGTTCTCATATTTATCAGCTACTTTTATTATATTTTGGAATTGCGCTTTTTCCTTTGCTTCGATTTCAGTAAAGCCCAATTTCGATAAAATTAGTTCAAACTTCTCGCTGAATTCATGAGTCAGCGTAATAGCACTCAGCGCGGTAAGTGAAGATTTTGACAAGTCATACACTTGCCCAATACACATTGCAATCAAAGATGTATTAACTGAATGAAGAGCTGACGGACTGTCAATCACATATGAATTCATAAGATTATAAAGTATTTCCTTATTACCTATAAACACCTCAGTCAGTTCCAATACCGCAGATTTAAGCTCCTCATAATCTATTTTTTCATTTTTGGCAAACCTGGCAAACATACCATCCATTATCCGCACAATTTTCTTATAGCTATTAATTACTTCACCAAATCGACTATCTACAATTTGGATTCTTTTTAGGACATCCGTAACGTCTTCAGCCAGAAGCTCATAAACTACCCTCTTAAGCTCAATCATATCTATCGGCTTGTGCAGGAAACGGTTAACCCAGATCTGCAAAGCTTTTTCCACACTAACCATATCAAGATTTTTACCGCTCATCAAAATTATCGGGATATTCCGGGTTGTGTCATCTATCTTAAGCATACGACAGATTTCATATCCATCTAAAAGCGGTAAAACCACATCTAAAATAATCAAATCAGGAGCTGACGCTTTAATCAGACTAAAGGCTTCATGCCCGGTGGTTGCCGTATTGATTTTAAAACCATCGGATTCCAGTGCAGCCTTGATGAAATAATTTACTTCCTGGCTGTCGTCTACAATCAATATTTTTTTCATAGGTTAGCCTTATTTACTACGCCGCTATCGGTAAAGTAAAAATAAAAACACTGCCGTTGTCCTGTTCGCTATGAACTGATATTCGTCCCCCATGCATTTCCACAAACAACTTGCAAAGCCTAAGCCCCAACTTTATTACTCCAAATTTTCCCAGGCCATCTTCACTTAAACTAGGAATCTTTTCAAATATTTTCCCTGCCTCTTCAGAAGTCATTCCAACACCATTATCTTTGACGCTTATCTCTATGAACTGCGGGCTGATCTGCTTTGAACTAATAATAATATCCCCACCTAACTTTGTAAATTTAACCGCATTGTCTATTAAATTTAGCATTATCTGTAAAACTTTATCTGTGTCAACAAAAACAAACGGTAACGAATCAGTTAAATTATGGCTGATTGATATTTCCTTGTTATTAATAAGGGGCTCCAGCAAACCTATTGATATTTTTATCAAGTTATTAATAGACACTTTCTTTTTATCCAGAGTTATTTTACCGGATTCAATACGAGAAATATCCCAAAGATTGTTAACCAATCTGATAAGTCGACTAACCGAACTTTCCATAAAAGAAAGACCGTCCAACAAAGAAATAGCATCTCCAATCCTCTGACGACAAAGCGTTACACCTTCTTTTATAGCCATCAGGGGCGTACGCAATTCATGGGTAATCGTTACGATAAAATTATCCTTCACATGGTTAAGATTAGTAAGTTCTTCATTAGCCTTTTTAATCTGATTATATATTCTGGCCTGAGCAATGGCATCGCCAAGAATATTACCGATTATAGTTATCATATTTATCTCATCACTGGTAAATTCCCTTATATAATTAGTTGTTAAATTCATTATACCACAGAGTTCATCTCTGGATTTTAAAGGCACGCTTACCGTGGTTTTAAGCCCTTCTTTAATGGCATATGACTGGAGATCACCCGACAATGTAGATAAATCATTAATCACCTGAAGCTGAGTTTTTTTAGCAATTTCACCAGCCGTGCCTTTCCCCATTTCAACATACCCGACCTTCTTTACATATTCTTCTGAAAGGCCAAAATGACTTCCCAAGATTAACGCTCCCTTACTCTCATCAAACAAGTAAATGCCTCCAAAATTTAAACCCATAAGCTCAATTGACTTCTTCAACCCTTCATTCATAATGTTTGTTAGCTCAAATGAAGAATTAGTAATTAAAGAAATCTGGTAGAGAATGTTAAGATTCCGAGAGTTTCGTTCCAGCTCTTGGTATGATTTATTAATGCCACGAAAAGAACCACCCATCACCAGGGCAACGAATATAATTATCACAAGAAATGCCGCTAAAAGCGTAATATGCACTGCAGTATATTCCCTCTCCTCAATTGCATGTAACCAAAAAATTACGATTACTCCAATGCCAGCAATCACCGGAATAGCCATTAACCAAAATGATTTGTCCTTTATAAGATGTGTAATATTTAATAACCCCTTACCCATACCTTTATATATAACAAATAATAATTGTTTGTCAATAGTCTTCATAATATTTTCGTCGATCAAAGACAGCCTAAAATAGTTGACAATGGCAATTATTAAGGTAAGTATTTTGTGACTAATTATTCATCAGGGGGTGTAGCTCAATTGGTTAGAGTACCAGACTGTCGATCTGGATGTTGCGGGTTCGAATCCCGTCACCCTCGCCACTAATAACAGTATGATTTCTAAACGGGCCTTAAAAATTGAAGCATCGGAAATCCGTAAAGCATTTGATTTAGC of the Candidatus Brocadiia bacterium genome contains:
- a CDS encoding response regulator; amino-acid sequence: MKKILIVDDSQEVNYFIKAALESDGFKINTATTGHEAFSLIKASAPDLIILDVVLPLLDGYEICRMLKIDDTTRNIPIILMSGKNLDMVSVEKALQIWVNRFLHKPIDMIELKRVVYELLAEDVTDVLKRIQIVDSRFGEVINSYKKIVRIMDGMFARFAKNEKIDYEELKSAVLELTEVFIGNKEILYNLMNSYVIDSPSALHSVNTSLIAMCIGQVYDLSKSSLTALSAITLTHEFSEKFELILSKLGFTEIEAKEKAQFQNIIKVADKYENLTSIRAGQMPLPPMVAIKRIAEDKSLEFDQVIIKHMLTCISPYPLGSFVKLNTGEIAKVKGLNLENPFRPLIEIIMDRFGNVMLEPKEVDLTQELQVFIFRNVFRDEVYNAVMKFAKDNR
- a CDS encoding GAF domain-containing sensor histidine kinase codes for the protein MKTIDKQLLFVIYKGMGKGLLNITHLIKDKSFWLMAIPVIAGIGVIVIFWLHAIEEREYTAVHITLLAAFLVIIIFVALVMGGSFRGINKSYQELERNSRNLNILYQISLITNSSFELTNIMNEGLKKSIELMGLNFGGIYLFDESKGALILGSHFGLSEEYVKKVGYVEMGKGTAGEIAKKTQLQVINDLSTLSGDLQSYAIKEGLKTTVSVPLKSRDELCGIMNLTTNYIREFTSDEINMITIIGNILGDAIAQARIYNQIKKANEELTNLNHVKDNFIVTITHELRTPLMAIKEGVTLCRQRIGDAISLLDGLSFMESSVSRLIRLVNNLWDISRIESGKITLDKKKVSINNLIKISIGLLEPLINNKEISISHNLTDSLPFVFVDTDKVLQIMLNLIDNAVKFTKLGGDIIISSKQISPQFIEISVKDNGVGMTSEEAGKIFEKIPSLSEDGLGKFGVIKLGLRLCKLFVEMHGGRISVHSEQDNGSVFIFTLPIAA